From a single Syngnathus scovelli strain Florida chromosome 2, RoL_Ssco_1.2, whole genome shotgun sequence genomic region:
- the klhl12 gene encoding kelch-like protein 12 isoform X2: MAPKDIMTNSHAKSILNAMNSLRKSSTLCDITLRVENTDFPAHRIVLAACSDYFCAMFTSELAEKGKSFVDIQGLTASTMEILLDFVYTETVLVTVENVQELLPAACLLQLKGVKRACCDFLESQLDPTNCLGIRDFAETHNCLDLMQAAELFSQKHFSEVVQHEEFMLQSQTEVEKLIKCDEIQVDSEEPVFEAVLNWVKHNRKEREPYLPDMLEFVRMPLLTPRYITDVIDAEPLIRCSLPCRDLVDEAKKFHLRPELRSEMQGPRTQARLGAKEVLLVIGGFGSQQSPIDIVEKYDPKTQEWTFLPNIARKRRYVATVSLHDRVYVIGGFDGRSRLSSVECLDYTADEDGVWYTVATMNVRRGLAGATTLGDMIYVAGGFDGSRRHTSMERYDPNIDQWSMLGDMQTAREGAGLVVASGLIYCLGGYDGLNILNSVERYDPHTGHWTSVTPMATKRSGAGVALLNDHIYVVGGFDGVSHLDSVEVYNIRTDFWTTVASMTTPRCYVGATVLRGRLYAIAGYDGNSLLSSIECYDPVIDSWEVVTSMVTQRCDAGVCVLREK; encoded by the exons ATGGCCCCCAAGGACATCATGACCAATTCCCATGCCAAATCCATCCTTAATGCCATGAACTCTCTCCGCAAGAGCAGCACACTTTGCGATATAACATTAAGGGTGGAAAATACTGATTTTCCAGCTCACCGGATTGTATTAGCAGCCTGCAGTGACTATTTCTGTGCCATGTTCACCAGTGAG CTTGCAGAAAAGGGAAAATCCTTTGTGGACATTCAGGGGCTGACTGCATCCACAATGGAGATCTTGTTGGACTTTGTCTATACAGAGACAGTGCTAGTTACGGTGGAGAACGTGCAAGAGCTGCTCCCTGCAGCATGCTTGCTGCAACTTAAAG GGGTGAAACGAGCATGTTGTGATTTTTTGGAGAGCCAACTTGATCCAACCAATTGTCTGGGAATCCGCGACTTTGCCGAAACACACAATTGCCTCGACCTGATGCAAGCTGCTGAGCTCTTTTCCCAGAAGCATTTCTCTGAGGTGGTTCAACATGAAGAGTTCATGCTGCAGAGCCAGACAGAAGTGGAAAAGCTTATAAAATGTGATGAAATCCAA GTAGACTCCGAGGAGCCGGTATTCGAAGCTGTGCTAAACTGGGTCAAACACAACCGAAAAGAGCGAGAGCCTTATTTGCCAGACATGCTGGAGTTTGTCCGGATGCCATTGCTGACCCCCCGCTATATCACAGACGTCATTGATGCAGAG CCCCTGATTCGCTGCAGCCTCCCTTGTCGAGACCTTGTTGATGAAGCCAAGAAATTCCACCTGAGACCAGAATTGAGAAGCGAGATGCAAGGCCCACGCACACAAGCTAGATTAG GTGCCAAAGAAGTCCTTTTGGTGATTGGCGGCTTTGGCAGCCAGCAATCACCGATTGACATTGTGGAGAAATATGATCCGAAAACTCAGGAGTGGACTTTCCTCCCA AACATTGCGAGAAAGCGGCGTTACGTTGCCACCGTGTCTCTCCACGATCGAGTCTATGTGATTGGAGGTTTTGACGGACGGTCCAGGCTCAGCTCCGTGGAGTGTCTGGACTACACGGCGGACGAGGATGGCGTTTGGTACACTGTCGCCACCATGAATGTGCGCCGTGGCCTAGCTGGAGCCACAACGCTTGGAG ACATGATCTATGTTGCCGGCGGTTTTGACGGCAGCCGGCGTCACACCAGCATGGAGCGATATGACCCAAACATCGACCAGTGGAGCATGCTGGGAGATATGCAGACAGCTCGAGAAGGCGCTGGTCTGGTGGTGGCCAGTGGACTGATATATTGTCTTG GAGGCTATGATGGACTTAATATACTGAATTCAGTGGAGCGATACGACCCCCACACGGGCCACTGGACGAGCGTCACCCCAATGGCCACTAAGCGCTCAG GGGCAGGCGTTGCTCTACTCAATGACCACATATACGTGGTGGGAGGCTTTGATGGGGTTTCCCACCTGGATTCTGTTGAGGTCTATAATATCAGAACCGACTTTTGGACCACCGTGGCTAGCATGACCACACCTCGATGCTATGTAGGAGCAACTGTCCTCAGAGGACGACTGTATGCTATCGCTGG ATATGACGGAAACTCTCTTCTCAGCAGTATCGAATGTTACGATCCGGTGATCGATTCCTGGGAGGTGGTTACCTCCATGGTGACGCAACGGTGCGACGCAGGAGTCTGCGTTCTGCGAGAAAAGTAA
- the ptpn1 gene encoding tyrosine-protein phosphatase non-receptor type 1 yields MEAEFREIDDNRIWSAIYQEIRQQSCELPCKVAKLPENKSRNRYRDVSPFDHSRICLQQSANTYINASLIAVEEAQRSYILTQGPLPNTCGHFWEMVWEQQSCGVVMLNRVIEKGSVKCAQYWPHREERDALFEDTNFKLTFVSEDIKSYYTVRHLELENLSTLETREILHFHYTTWPDFGVPESPASFLNFLFKVRESGCMNSDRGPVVVHCSAGIGRSGTFCLVDTCLLLMSIRKDPSSVRIRDVLLEMRRHRMGLIQTADQLRFSYLAVIEGAKYLKGDLSLQESWKELSNEEDDPPEFTPPPLPPPRDPQNGKVGPSLFPMNDEIVRPIEIHTLGSSQDSELRRRTAVALQSPPDGAAHLDGHVEVQDPTSKSETKAQPQHDMERHQVDEAVRQSVVTSAESENWSPLLANVCLCTALALSAYVCYRAFYH; encoded by the exons ATGGAAGCCGAGTTTCGTGAAATCGATGACAACAGGATTTGGAGCGCCATTTACCAG GAGATTCGTCAGCAGTCATGTGAACTGCCCTGCAAGGTGGCCAAACTACCTGAAAACAAGAGTCGGAATCGCTATCGAGATGTTAGCCCAT TTGACCACAGTAGAATATGTCTGCAGCAGAGTGCTAACACCTACATTAACGCCAGCCTAATAGCGGTAGAAGAGGCGCAAAGGAGCTACATCCTCACTCAG GGACCCTTACCCAACACGTGCGGTCACTTCTGGGAGATGGTCTGGGAGCAGCAAAGTTGCGGTGTGGTGATGCTGAACAGAGTGATCGAGAAAGGATCT GTCAAATGCGCACAATATTGGCCACATAGAGAAGAGAGAGATGCGCTCTTTGAGGATACAAACTTCAAGCTCACCTTTGTTTCCGAAGACATCAAGTCCTACTACACAGTCCGTCATCTAGAGCTGGAAAATCTCTCT ACACTAGAGACACGTGAAATTTTACATTTTCACTACACCACCTGGCCTGACTTTGGGGTGCCAGAGTCTCCAGCTTCCTTCCTTAATTTCTTGTTCAAAGTGCGGGAGTCAGGTTGTATGAATTCAGACCGGGGGCCAGTGGTGGTTCACTGCAGCGCTGGCATCGGACGCTCTGGAACCTTTTGCCTGGTGGACACCTGCCTATTACTG ATGTCTATCCGCAAAGACCCGTCCTCCGTGCGTATCCGTGATGTTCTACTGGAGATGAGACGCCATCGTATGGGCTTGATTCAGACTGCGGATCAACTTCGCTTCTCCTACCTTGCTGTCATTGAAGGTGCTAAATACCTCAAGGGAGATTTGTCATTGCAG GAATCATGGAAGGAGTTGTCAAATGAAGAAGATGATCCCCCTGAATTCACtccaccccccctcccacctccaaGAGACCCTCAGAACGGCAAAGTTGGGCCGTCACTTTTTCCCATGAATGACGAGATTGTGCGACCGATTGAAATCCACACTCTGGG GTCCTCACAAGACTCAGAGCTGCGAAGGAGGACCGCGGTCGCTCTCCAGTCTCCTCCCGATGGTGCCGCTCACCTTGACGGTCACGTGGAAGTCCAAGATCCAACCTCCAAATCTGAAACCAAAGCCCAGCCGCAGCACGACATGGAGCGGCATCAAGTGGACGAGGCTGTTCGTCAGTCAGTGGTAACATCCGCAGAGTCTGAGAATTGGTCTCCCCTCCTCGCCAACGTGTGCCTGTGCACGGCGCTGGCGCTCAGCGCTTACGTCTGCTATCGAGCCTTCTACCACTGA
- the klhl12 gene encoding kelch-like protein 12 isoform X1: MCSYSYCLPVVEKVFKSFNDSLSGLRALSCSQGSMAPKDIMTNSHAKSILNAMNSLRKSSTLCDITLRVENTDFPAHRIVLAACSDYFCAMFTSELAEKGKSFVDIQGLTASTMEILLDFVYTETVLVTVENVQELLPAACLLQLKGVKRACCDFLESQLDPTNCLGIRDFAETHNCLDLMQAAELFSQKHFSEVVQHEEFMLQSQTEVEKLIKCDEIQVDSEEPVFEAVLNWVKHNRKEREPYLPDMLEFVRMPLLTPRYITDVIDAEPLIRCSLPCRDLVDEAKKFHLRPELRSEMQGPRTQARLGAKEVLLVIGGFGSQQSPIDIVEKYDPKTQEWTFLPNIARKRRYVATVSLHDRVYVIGGFDGRSRLSSVECLDYTADEDGVWYTVATMNVRRGLAGATTLGDMIYVAGGFDGSRRHTSMERYDPNIDQWSMLGDMQTAREGAGLVVASGLIYCLGGYDGLNILNSVERYDPHTGHWTSVTPMATKRSGAGVALLNDHIYVVGGFDGVSHLDSVEVYNIRTDFWTTVASMTTPRCYVGATVLRGRLYAIAGYDGNSLLSSIECYDPVIDSWEVVTSMVTQRCDAGVCVLREK; the protein is encoded by the exons ATGTGTAGCTATAGTTACTGCCTCCCAGTGGTGGAAAAAGTATTCAAATCTTTTAACG ATTCCTTGAGTGGTCTGAGAGCTCTGAGCTGCTCTCAAGGCAGTATGGCCCCCAAGGACATCATGACCAATTCCCATGCCAAATCCATCCTTAATGCCATGAACTCTCTCCGCAAGAGCAGCACACTTTGCGATATAACATTAAGGGTGGAAAATACTGATTTTCCAGCTCACCGGATTGTATTAGCAGCCTGCAGTGACTATTTCTGTGCCATGTTCACCAGTGAG CTTGCAGAAAAGGGAAAATCCTTTGTGGACATTCAGGGGCTGACTGCATCCACAATGGAGATCTTGTTGGACTTTGTCTATACAGAGACAGTGCTAGTTACGGTGGAGAACGTGCAAGAGCTGCTCCCTGCAGCATGCTTGCTGCAACTTAAAG GGGTGAAACGAGCATGTTGTGATTTTTTGGAGAGCCAACTTGATCCAACCAATTGTCTGGGAATCCGCGACTTTGCCGAAACACACAATTGCCTCGACCTGATGCAAGCTGCTGAGCTCTTTTCCCAGAAGCATTTCTCTGAGGTGGTTCAACATGAAGAGTTCATGCTGCAGAGCCAGACAGAAGTGGAAAAGCTTATAAAATGTGATGAAATCCAA GTAGACTCCGAGGAGCCGGTATTCGAAGCTGTGCTAAACTGGGTCAAACACAACCGAAAAGAGCGAGAGCCTTATTTGCCAGACATGCTGGAGTTTGTCCGGATGCCATTGCTGACCCCCCGCTATATCACAGACGTCATTGATGCAGAG CCCCTGATTCGCTGCAGCCTCCCTTGTCGAGACCTTGTTGATGAAGCCAAGAAATTCCACCTGAGACCAGAATTGAGAAGCGAGATGCAAGGCCCACGCACACAAGCTAGATTAG GTGCCAAAGAAGTCCTTTTGGTGATTGGCGGCTTTGGCAGCCAGCAATCACCGATTGACATTGTGGAGAAATATGATCCGAAAACTCAGGAGTGGACTTTCCTCCCA AACATTGCGAGAAAGCGGCGTTACGTTGCCACCGTGTCTCTCCACGATCGAGTCTATGTGATTGGAGGTTTTGACGGACGGTCCAGGCTCAGCTCCGTGGAGTGTCTGGACTACACGGCGGACGAGGATGGCGTTTGGTACACTGTCGCCACCATGAATGTGCGCCGTGGCCTAGCTGGAGCCACAACGCTTGGAG ACATGATCTATGTTGCCGGCGGTTTTGACGGCAGCCGGCGTCACACCAGCATGGAGCGATATGACCCAAACATCGACCAGTGGAGCATGCTGGGAGATATGCAGACAGCTCGAGAAGGCGCTGGTCTGGTGGTGGCCAGTGGACTGATATATTGTCTTG GAGGCTATGATGGACTTAATATACTGAATTCAGTGGAGCGATACGACCCCCACACGGGCCACTGGACGAGCGTCACCCCAATGGCCACTAAGCGCTCAG GGGCAGGCGTTGCTCTACTCAATGACCACATATACGTGGTGGGAGGCTTTGATGGGGTTTCCCACCTGGATTCTGTTGAGGTCTATAATATCAGAACCGACTTTTGGACCACCGTGGCTAGCATGACCACACCTCGATGCTATGTAGGAGCAACTGTCCTCAGAGGACGACTGTATGCTATCGCTGG ATATGACGGAAACTCTCTTCTCAGCAGTATCGAATGTTACGATCCGGTGATCGATTCCTGGGAGGTGGTTACCTCCATGGTGACGCAACGGTGCGACGCAGGAGTCTGCGTTCTGCGAGAAAAGTAA